The following coding sequences lie in one Pseudoxanthomonas sp. SE1 genomic window:
- a CDS encoding DUF1631 domain-containing protein, translated as MSNVLNIADRPGRDTRLLDQARDAAIPPLVDAFAVALGRFDDALFDRAERAGPSQMAFLDAMRELRRRREDIIVRFRAHLQRAWSALQEGQPLSMERAFAQGSEDGLTLITDQELESRLAVRNLASVIQRDCKPVLARLDRRLGWIAGNVVLDVELNPIGPEHIGVAVHQAFSACDLTPEVRLVVIKLCERDLVPAIARIYASLDQRLMQVGVMPDLPSRRAPKPEAGAAPDMENEGEGGEEPGAPAWAARFLNRMAGVSRGLEATRANPMMGGFGDVPPGYGAAPGAQGVLLEALHHLLQESRRGRDAGDAAEARAADQRQRDLSQREMLSVLSLLQATPSATLRAAIGDNGESLAQRLKNEVLSSAMQLGVDPSTARLAPVDEDAIDLVGMLFDVMLDERDLEGRPRELIGRLVVPFVKVALLDRRMFVQKTHPARRLLNVLAEACEGNNGESAAERTLLTKVEEVVDRLVAEFNENLAIFLTLEEEFRAFLEQHRRRIEIAERRAAEIQRGQERLEAARARMNAELDERLADRRVPQAIEDFLRQPWAHHVTMTVLREGEEGEGLRESLALADGVLEELTEAQRHVIGKPWLQAWRPALLKVFASVGMNQDAAGGAVDALHDTLQAVAAARPDLEKALPELPQVVLPKPVIDEEATPIQLVAGADTLEFDHSDADHFRNLAIGTWLDFIDKDNKVQAGKLSWVSPISSRLLFVNRRGVRFCVASPEELAAMVRLGRLRTHQSEDAFDSAMQGVIERLEPAPSPAAAI; from the coding sequence ATGTCGAACGTCCTCAATATCGCCGATCGGCCCGGTCGCGACACGCGCCTGCTGGATCAGGCGCGTGATGCGGCGATCCCGCCGCTGGTGGACGCCTTCGCGGTGGCGCTGGGTCGTTTCGACGATGCGCTGTTCGACCGCGCCGAGCGGGCCGGCCCCTCGCAGATGGCCTTCCTGGACGCGATGCGTGAACTGCGCCGCCGCCGCGAAGACATCATCGTGCGTTTCCGCGCCCACCTGCAGCGGGCCTGGAGCGCGCTGCAGGAAGGGCAGCCACTGTCCATGGAGCGCGCATTCGCGCAGGGGTCGGAAGACGGACTGACCCTGATAACGGACCAGGAGCTGGAATCCCGGCTGGCCGTACGCAACCTGGCCAGCGTCATCCAGCGCGACTGCAAGCCCGTCCTCGCGCGGCTGGACCGCCGCCTGGGCTGGATCGCCGGCAATGTCGTGCTGGACGTGGAGCTCAACCCCATCGGCCCCGAGCACATCGGCGTGGCCGTCCACCAGGCGTTCTCGGCGTGCGACCTCACGCCCGAGGTCCGGCTGGTGGTGATCAAGCTGTGCGAACGGGACCTCGTGCCCGCGATCGCGCGCATCTATGCATCGTTGGACCAGCGGCTCATGCAGGTCGGCGTGATGCCGGACCTGCCGTCGCGCCGCGCGCCGAAGCCGGAAGCTGGCGCGGCGCCGGACATGGAGAACGAGGGTGAAGGCGGTGAGGAGCCCGGCGCACCTGCGTGGGCAGCGCGTTTCCTCAATCGCATGGCCGGCGTGAGCCGTGGCCTCGAAGCCACGCGCGCCAACCCGATGATGGGCGGTTTCGGCGATGTGCCGCCAGGTTACGGCGCCGCACCCGGCGCACAAGGCGTCCTGCTTGAAGCGCTGCATCACCTGCTGCAGGAGTCGCGCCGTGGTCGCGATGCGGGCGATGCGGCGGAAGCGCGCGCGGCCGACCAGCGCCAGCGCGACCTGTCGCAGCGGGAAATGCTCTCGGTGCTGTCCCTGTTGCAGGCCACGCCCAGCGCCACGCTGCGTGCGGCGATCGGCGACAACGGAGAGTCGCTGGCGCAGCGTCTGAAGAACGAAGTGCTCAGCAGCGCCATGCAGCTCGGCGTGGACCCATCCACCGCGCGTCTGGCGCCCGTGGACGAGGACGCAATCGATCTGGTCGGCATGCTGTTCGACGTGATGCTGGACGAGCGCGACCTGGAGGGCCGTCCGCGCGAACTGATCGGCCGCCTCGTGGTGCCGTTCGTCAAGGTGGCGCTGCTGGACCGGCGCATGTTCGTGCAGAAGACACACCCGGCGCGCCGCCTGCTCAACGTGTTGGCGGAGGCCTGCGAGGGCAACAACGGCGAGAGCGCGGCCGAGCGCACGCTGCTCACCAAGGTGGAGGAGGTTGTCGACCGCCTGGTCGCCGAGTTCAACGAGAACCTCGCGATCTTCCTGACGCTGGAAGAAGAGTTCCGTGCCTTCCTGGAGCAGCATCGCCGCCGGATCGAGATCGCCGAACGCCGTGCCGCCGAGATCCAGCGCGGACAGGAGCGCCTGGAAGCCGCGCGCGCGCGCATGAACGCCGAACTGGACGAACGCCTCGCGGATCGCCGCGTCCCGCAGGCCATCGAGGATTTCCTGCGCCAGCCGTGGGCGCACCACGTCACCATGACGGTGCTGCGCGAAGGCGAGGAAGGCGAGGGCCTGCGCGAATCGCTCGCACTGGCGGACGGCGTGCTGGAGGAACTCACCGAAGCGCAGCGCCATGTCATCGGCAAGCCTTGGTTGCAGGCGTGGCGACCGGCGTTGCTGAAGGTGTTCGCCAGCGTCGGCATGAACCAGGATGCCGCGGGTGGCGCCGTGGATGCATTGCACGACACGCTGCAGGCGGTGGCCGCAGCGCGTCCCGACCTGGAAAAGGCGCTGCCGGAACTGCCGCAGGTGGTGCTGCCGAAACCGGTCATCGACGAGGAAGCCACGCCGATCCAGCTGGTCGCGGGCGCGGATACGCTCGAGTTCGACCACAGCGATGCCGACCACTTCCGCAACCTTGCGATCGGCACCTGGCTGGACTTCATCGACAAGGACAACAAGGTGCAGGCGGGCAAGCTGTCGTGGGTCAGCCCGATCTCCTCGCGCCTGCTGTTCGTCAATCGCCGCGGCGTGCGCTTCTGTGTCGCCTCGCCGGAAGAACTGGCCGCGATGGTGCGCCTGGGCCGCCTGCGCACGCACCAGAGCGAGGACGCGTTCGACAGCGCCATGCAGGGCGTGATCGAGCGCCTCGAGCCCGCCCCGTCCCCCGCCGCGGCGATCTGA
- a CDS encoding nitroreductase: MSLTDPLRFLDARRSVPSKQLGAPGPDDATLLRMLASAVRVPDHGKLVPFRFLRIQGEARHALGERLAARTLHLDPAAADAVVAKDRARFSHAPLIITVVARLTSGHKVPEQEQLLTAGSVCFALLQSAQALGFGAQWLTGWMAYDDAVAETLGLAANEKIAGFIHIGTPQLDAPERERPDPAALLSDWTPHA; the protein is encoded by the coding sequence ATGTCGCTTACCGATCCCCTGCGCTTCCTCGACGCACGCCGTTCCGTGCCCTCCAAACAGCTCGGCGCCCCCGGCCCTGACGACGCCACGTTGCTCAGGATGCTCGCTTCCGCGGTCCGCGTACCGGACCACGGCAAGCTGGTGCCGTTCCGTTTCCTCCGCATCCAGGGCGAAGCGCGGCATGCGCTCGGCGAACGCCTGGCGGCACGCACCTTGCATCTCGATCCCGCTGCGGCGGACGCCGTGGTCGCGAAGGACCGCGCGCGCTTCTCGCATGCGCCGCTCATCATCACCGTGGTCGCGCGCCTCACCTCGGGCCACAAGGTGCCGGAGCAGGAGCAACTGCTCACTGCGGGAAGCGTCTGCTTTGCCCTGCTGCAATCCGCGCAGGCACTCGGCTTCGGCGCGCAATGGCTGACCGGCTGGATGGCGTACGACGATGCCGTGGCGGAAACGCTCGGCCTGGCTGCGAACGAGAAGATCGCCGGCTTCATCCACATCGGCACACCGCAGTTGGACGCCCCCGAACGCGAACGCCCCGATCCCGCCGCGCTGCTCAGCGACTGGACGCCCCATGCCTGA